A genomic region of Roseateles amylovorans contains the following coding sequences:
- the rfbC gene encoding dTDP-4-dehydrorhamnose 3,5-epimerase: protein MNVIPTALPEVLIIEPKVFGDARGFFMESWTEPKFNAAVGAEVRFVQDNHSRSSRGVLRGLHFQLPPHAQGKLVRCTAGAVFDVAVDMRRSSANFGKWAGVELSGENHRQLWIPPGFAHGFLVLSETADFLYKTTDLYAPQAEGSVRWNDPAIGIVWPDTGVAPKLADKDAQAPLLAAAKCFD, encoded by the coding sequence ATGAATGTCATTCCGACCGCCCTGCCCGAGGTCCTGATCATTGAGCCGAAGGTCTTCGGCGATGCCCGCGGCTTCTTCATGGAGAGCTGGACCGAGCCCAAGTTCAATGCCGCCGTCGGCGCGGAGGTGCGCTTTGTGCAGGACAACCATTCGCGCTCCAGCCGTGGCGTGTTGCGCGGCCTGCATTTCCAGCTGCCGCCGCATGCGCAAGGCAAGCTGGTGCGCTGCACGGCGGGCGCCGTCTTCGATGTCGCGGTGGACATGCGCCGCAGCAGCGCCAACTTCGGCAAGTGGGCCGGCGTGGAACTGAGCGGCGAGAACCACCGCCAGCTCTGGATCCCGCCCGGCTTTGCACATGGCTTCCTGGTGCTGAGCGAGACGGCCGACTTCCTCTACAAGACCACCGATCTCTACGCGCCCCAGGCCGAAGGTTCGGTGCGATGGAATGATCCCGCCATCGGCATCGTGTGGCCGGACACCGGCGTCGCGCCGAAGCTGGCGGACAAGGATGCGCAGGCGCCGCTGCTCGCGGCTGCCAAGTGCTTCGACTGA
- the rfbA gene encoding glucose-1-phosphate thymidylyltransferase RfbA: MTPRSPAASSARKGIILAGGSGTRLHPATLAISKQLLPVYDKPMVYYPLSTLMLAGMRDILLISTPQDLPRFEALLGDGSRWGINLRYCVQPSPDGLAQAFILGRDFIGGAPSALVLGDNIYYGHDFKRLLDRADERTDCATVFAYHVHDPERYGVVEFDAQQRAVSIEEKPQTPKSNYAVTGLYFYDRQVCDIAADIKPSPRGELEITDVNARYLAQQQLQVEIMGRGYAWLDTGTHDSLMEAGQFIATLEKRQGLKVACPEEIAYRNGWIDAEQLERLAQPMLKNGYGQYLKQLLNEKIF; the protein is encoded by the coding sequence ATGACCCCACGCTCTCCCGCAGCGTCCAGCGCGCGCAAAGGCATCATCCTGGCTGGTGGCTCCGGCACCCGGCTGCATCCGGCCACGCTGGCGATCAGCAAGCAGCTGCTGCCGGTCTACGACAAGCCGATGGTCTACTACCCGCTCAGCACCCTGATGCTGGCCGGCATGCGCGACATCCTGCTGATCAGCACCCCGCAAGACCTGCCGCGTTTCGAAGCCCTGCTGGGCGACGGCTCGCGCTGGGGCATCAACCTCCGCTACTGCGTCCAGCCGAGTCCGGACGGCCTGGCGCAGGCCTTCATCCTGGGCCGTGACTTCATCGGCGGCGCGCCGTCGGCGCTGGTGCTGGGCGACAACATCTATTACGGCCACGACTTCAAGCGCTTGCTGGACCGCGCCGATGAGCGCACCGACTGCGCGACCGTCTTCGCCTATCACGTCCACGATCCGGAGCGCTACGGCGTGGTGGAGTTCGATGCCCAGCAGCGCGCCGTCAGCATCGAGGAAAAGCCCCAGACGCCCAAGAGCAACTACGCGGTCACCGGCCTGTATTTCTATGACCGGCAGGTCTGCGACATCGCTGCCGACATCAAGCCCAGCCCGCGCGGCGAGCTTGAGATCACCGACGTCAATGCCCGCTATCTGGCCCAGCAGCAGCTGCAGGTCGAGATCATGGGTCGCGGGTATGCCTGGTTGGACACCGGCACCCATGACAGCCTGATGGAAGCCGGACAGTTCATCGCGACGCTGGAAAAGCGCCAGGGACTGAAGGTCGCCTGTCCGGAAGAGATCGCCTACCGCAACGGCTGGATCGATGCCGAGCAGCTCGAACGCCTGGCGCAGCCCATGCTGAAGAACGGCTACGGCCAATACCTGAAGCAACTGCTCAACGAGAAGATCTTCTGA
- the rfbD gene encoding dTDP-4-dehydrorhamnose reductase has translation MKILLLGKNGQLGWELQRALAPLGELIAIDRTEGGDLADSEPLRDTVRRVAPDVIVNAAAYTAVDKAQTETELAHQINAVAPGLLAQEARTLGALLIHYSTDYVFDGSGDQPRPESAPTAPLSVYGRTKLDGEQRIRESGCDALILRTSWVYAARGGNFAKTMLRLAAERDQLKVVADQIGAPTGADLLADLTAHLLRAAHQDRSLCGVYHAVASGETSWHRYAQHVIARAQAKGLTLKVSADQVQALASSDYPTPAPRPLNSRLDNTLLQQRFGLVLPPWQTGVDRLLDEIL, from the coding sequence GTGAAGATTCTTCTACTCGGCAAGAACGGCCAACTGGGCTGGGAACTGCAACGCGCGCTGGCGCCGCTGGGCGAGCTGATCGCCATCGACCGCACCGAAGGCGGTGACTTGGCCGACAGCGAACCCCTGCGCGACACGGTGCGACGCGTCGCACCGGACGTGATCGTCAATGCCGCGGCCTACACCGCCGTCGACAAGGCCCAGACCGAGACCGAGCTGGCGCATCAGATCAATGCGGTGGCACCCGGCCTGTTGGCCCAGGAAGCACGGACGCTCGGTGCGCTGCTGATCCACTACAGCACCGACTATGTGTTCGATGGCAGCGGCGACCAACCGCGCCCGGAATCTGCGCCCACTGCGCCGCTGAGCGTCTACGGCCGTACCAAGCTGGACGGCGAACAGCGCATCCGCGAAAGCGGCTGCGATGCGCTGATCCTGCGCACCAGCTGGGTCTACGCGGCACGCGGCGGCAACTTCGCCAAGACCATGCTGCGGCTGGCCGCAGAGCGCGATCAGCTCAAGGTGGTGGCCGACCAGATCGGTGCACCCACCGGCGCCGACCTGCTGGCCGACCTCACCGCCCACCTGCTGCGCGCGGCGCACCAGGACCGCTCCCTGTGCGGCGTGTACCACGCGGTGGCCAGCGGCGAGACCAGCTGGCACCGGTATGCCCAGCATGTGATTGCCCGCGCTCAGGCCAAGGGCCTGACGCTCAAGGTCAGCGCCGACCAGGTCCAGGCCCTGGCCAGCAGCGACTACCCCACCCCGGCACCGCGACCGCTCAACTCGCGGCTCGACAACACCCTGCTCCAGCAGCGCTTCGGCCTGGTCCTGCCCCCGTGGCAGACCGGCGTGGACCGCCTGCTCGACGAGATCCTCTGA